The following are from one region of the Quercus robur chromosome 1, dhQueRobu3.1, whole genome shotgun sequence genome:
- the LOC126728487 gene encoding uncharacterized protein LOC126728487, which translates to MAVDLFSSELLLPSQLLSDEEDILLVPESLKPFNLRKDSSCCYNKPWEPPSHATTESAFSSPGESELGSAETDSDKDDDYIAELTRQMAQYMLRDDDKNKHKNSHQSFENFEKTWGLTSSPESTFWSPLGSNQGSSDGTSQEPSPPPTPEFEKDPFWDSSYDVVGKLEKMYLDDYEKPKKHQHVQGVRSTPLKPNVGFSSNQAQTQPLTDYQIRAIELYRLQQERIMKQQAKASEQKDQPQQFEKKARFRNGFGNGGRGQAQAQAQTNPWSSQAQNHHQQVGSGMGAFCKGGSDSRKVPSCGSGTGVFLPRGIWYSSETRKKPGCPAVFIPARVVQALQVHFDHMGARSRGSAAGFSRQHEAVSGRNGLNIKQKRQSRAVPAMGHHEMCLPQEWTY; encoded by the exons ATGGCTGTTGACCTATTCAGCTCGGAGTTACTGCTTCCCTCTCAGTTACTCAGTGATGAGGAAGATATTCTTCTAGTTCCTGAGTCTCTCAAACCTTTCAACCTTCGCAAAGACTCGAGTTGCTGTTATAACAAGCCCTGGGAACCTCCTTCTCACGCTACTACTGAATCGGCTTTCAGTTCCCCTGGTGAGTCGGAACTCGGTTCGGCCGAGACAGACAGTGACAAGGACGATGATTACATTGCTGAGTTAACTCGCCAGATGGCCCAGTACATGCTTCGAGACGATGACaagaacaaacacaaaaactccCACCAAagctttgaaaattttgaaaag ACATGGGGTTTGACTAGCTCGCCAGAATCAACGTTCTGGTCACCACTGGGTTCGAATCAAGGAAGCTCAGATGGTACTTCTCAGGAACCATCTCCACCACCCACACCAGAGTTTGAAAAAGACCCTTTTTGGGATAGCAGTTACGACGTTGTTGGCAAGTTGGAGAAGATGTACCTTGATGATTACGAAAAGCCTAAAAAACACCAACATGTTCAAGGGGTTCGGAGCACACCATTGAAACCAAATGTTGGGTTTAGCTCGAACCAAGCACAGACTCAACCTCTCACTGACTATCAAATTCGTGCTATtgaa CTCTATAGGCTGCAACAAGAGCGTATTATGAAGCAACAAGCTAAAGCTTCAGAGCAAAAAGATCAGCCCCAACAGTTTGAGAAGAAAGCTAGATTTCGTAATGGGTTTGGTAATGGAGGAAGAGGTCAGGCTCAGGCTCAGGCTCAGACAAACCCATGGAGTAGTCAGGCTCAGAATCACCACCAGCAAGTCGGGTCGGGTATGGGGGCGTTTTGCAAGGGTGGGTCCGATTCAAGAAAAGTACCATCATGTGGGAGTGGAACTGGTGTTTTCTTGCCCCGTGGAATTTGGTACTCTTCGGAAACACGCAAGAAACCAG GATGCCCCGCTGTTTTTATACCAGCAAGAGTGGTGCAGGCCCTACAAGTCCACTTTGACCACATGGGTGCGCGGTCTCGAGGCAGTGCTGCTGGTTTCTCTCGTCAACATG